GGTGGTGTGCAATGGATACACAACTTTCAGCCTCTGTACGGGGTGAAGAATGCTTGGCACCTCAATCGCCTAGAGCTatcggctgtatttcttgccttaaaggcttttcagtcagaaatagcaaaTTGTCATGATCTGGTtcactcagacaacatgacagttgtggcagaTATAAACCGTCAAGGCagaattcattcaccgccactgttgaGACTGGCACGTcgcctcctcctatggagcgagcgcCATCTCATCTCCCTGAGAGCGACATATGTCCCTGTCACGCCAAGGGGTGATACCGggtgaatggagacttcatcctcaaactgcattgatgatttgggaaatattctgtgaagcagaaatctatctatttgcctcagtggggaATATCCACTatcccctctggtactcgaagtcaCAAGCCCCACTGGGAGCGgacgcaatggcacacaaatggcaaAACACatatgcaaatatgtgtttcccCCAGTATGCCTgattcactctgtcatatgcaaagtccggaAATGATAGAGATGCTGAGATGTTTTCCATGGGAAAAACAGCTGAGGAGGGACTtcctctctcaggcgcaaggcacaatctggcatctccagccccagctgtggaacctgaaTGTATGGCCCCTGAACAGAGCGTGCTAAACACGGCAGAACTGACACATttagtcatgaacaccattttacaggccagagcacTGTCCACAGGACGCCTCTACATGCTAAAATGGATGGTGTTCACTGATAGTTGTCTCTaacatggcaaagacccagtaaactgccacATACATGACATGACAAAGTATATGTGGCAAatatatctgcgtatcacgcacatgaagccTGCACCTCTATAAGCAAGcataatttaatcataaagttccttaaaggagcaagacgattaaacccacctcgcccggctacagtcccgacttgggactaaactttagtcctaaaagttCACGCAGggcccccccttcgagccttgtTGATCTGTGTTGATaaagaccacactactgctggctctggccacAGTAAATCGGGTTGGTGACCTGCATGCACTATCAATTGGCAATTCTGAATTTGGCCCCGGACTTTCAAAAGCCacagtcaaacccagaaaaggccgCCTTTCAGaacgcaggtggttcaccttcaagcaTTCTTCCCtcttccatttaattcagatgaggaatgATCATTGCATTTGTAATATCCTGTGCGGGCACTACATGCATACTTTGTGCATACacaccagttcagactgtctgatcagctcttcgtatgctatggaggacgcacaaaaggaatgtctgaAGAATTTCTCACTGGTTTGTCGATGCAATTGTGCTGGTTTATGAGTAGCAGggtaagacttgcccaattggtgttaaagcaaatgcatggcctcctcatgggcatggacgaatggggTGTCCTAACAAGACAtctgttttgcagcaggatggtcttctcaaaacacattcacaaggttTTACATCTCTCTCTTAGCAAATCTTTTGTTTAGAGCACTTCATATTCATTGAccaaatatatatacttatgctaCTCCCTTTAAGGATGAGCTCCCCAATATTTTACAGAACCTCCTGCATTCATGccattgtaatttaccataagtcacaagcacttacattataaataaactcccttcctgaCTGGGTTCGTACTCATACAATATGTACTCATactaattcatactatatgactatagttcattgattcattctgagtgctcccctcctggcccaacatgagggtcactcactgcggcatactcatgtcggtcgccATCGCACAAGACTGCAGTGTCATGTTTCCTTTCTGGGAGGTTATGTTATGTAGTGCGGTAGGTAGGCGtaatgggattctgttccccatatgcaatAATATACACAATGTCCAGTGTTCTGAgttgtaagggaacgtctcggttacgtatgtaacctcggttccctgagacaaaggcAACAAGACATTGCAAACGCTAGCCGCACTActagactcagagttcttgaggcacaaGCAATGCACTCCTTGTTCTCAGTGAATTCTGTGGAAATGGtatttgtgcacctgttttatagcggacAGTTTTGTGCAAAAACAGGAGGAGATCAAACACTACagtaatattagaatattggtgttattgtagagaggtttcaacaaggtccctttagaagggaaagtatgaggtacattttaggagagttacaatgatgtaaagagaaaagaaaatagattttacaggtgtacttttagtctaaaactttattttaattatatattaatgtaattaccggtatacatattatatacaccgcacccatctactgaggtacttgggaattaacattaattGCGTTTGAACATTATATTTACGTGCAACTTGgcgtcattttttatttatttttctgtttaagcaaagaattgtgggttgtgagtgcccacgaaggatacacctcatgcatcctcagaATTccagtgaaagaaggtcgcaatCAAAGGCTGCATTTAAAGTGtcctcgcttttctgaaacgagacagccttgatGACCTATGCGCCCAACAAGGCGTTAATGGGGCCAAATCGTAAACTTTGAAATACTTAATGTTTTGAAAGTATACCCAGAAGACATAAAcatatgcattttaacatgattttggtgtgataaaatcgtttactaaccttttatgtgtTAAGctgtagccaattttacaacttcgttgccatgatgatgtaatgtcaacacacCCTGTGTTTAAGACtgttaaaatgacaaattaaacaaattcacagcttaattaatacattagttttaacagaagaattaatgtaactttaataaaataataatcttcacatttctgcctttaaaccctccaaaaatgtgtcccatttacttccattgtaagtgccccactgtaacattgattttatttttttggtggacgagtctaaataattttttgtggtaatcaacattatgccacaaatgctgttgattgcgcttaacttgttttgaaaccgtaatattcctttaaaaccaaaACAATGTTGTTTCAGGTTAATAATAGGGAGTGCCACAAACTGCATAACATAACAATTTTGTAAAATGCatgaatatacataaaataatCAGAAACAGACTGAGTTTTATTATTTTCACAAACATGTTATTGGTGGGTAACACtgtaaattcataaaaatacatCACTAAGAAAATACAGAAACATTTAATCAAATAACTGTTTCAAAACCAAgtaaagaacaaagaaaacaatTATGTAACTAGCTTTATATTGATTTCTTACAGATAGACAATGAGCAGAAAGCTGAACatgaacaaataaagaaaaaagaaaatcacacagaAGCATGCCtataattttctttaaacaagTTTTTGGCACAAGATATTTTTTTCTCCATGCGCAGGTTTGAAATATACAATGACGAACAACATTTTGGGGATCTACAGTATGTTCAACAACAGATCTACCTCTGGATTTACctaagtttttttttatgcagttttggatttacagttaaagtcagaagattaaatacacttaggttgaagtcattaaaacaaattttttaaccactccatagatttaatattatcaaactatagttttgggaagtctttaggacatctactttgtgcaagacatgagtcatttttccaacaattgtttacagacagattgtttcacttttaaatcaagtgggtcagaagtttacacaagTTAAGTAAgtaactaagttaactgtgcctttaagcagcttggaaaattccagaaaattatgtcaagcttttagacaattagcttcttataggagatgtactgaattgaaggtgtaccagtggatgtattttaaggcctaccttcaaactaagTGCCTCTtcgcttgacatcatgggaaaatcaaaagaaatcagcaaagacctcagaaaactagtgtggacctccacaagtctggctcatctttgggagcaatttccaaatgtctggaggtaccacattcatctgtaaaaacaatagttctcaagtataaacaccatcggaccatgcagccatcattccactcaggaaagagatgcattctgtcacctagagatgaatgtagtttggtgaaaaaagtgcaaatcaatcccagaacaacagcaaagcatattgtgaagatgctggaggaaacaggtagacaagtatctatggCCACAGTacaacgagtcctatatcgacataacctgaaaatttgctcagcaaggaagaagccactgctccaaaaccaccataaaaaaagccagactacagtttgcaagtgcacatggggaaaaagATTATACTtgttggagaaatatcctctggtctaatgaaacacaattgtaactgtttggccataatgaccatcattatttttggatgaaaaagggtgaggcttccaagccgaagaacaccatccctactgtgaagcatgggggaggcagcatcatgttgtgggggtgctttgctgcaggagggactggtgcacttcacaaaatagatggcatcacgatgaaggaaaatgatgtacatattgaagcaacatctcaagacatcagccaggaagttaaaggttggttgcaaatgggtctttaaAATGGACattgacccaaagcatacctccaaagttgtggaaaaatggagTAAGGActacaaaatcaaggtattggagaggtcgtcacaaagccctaacctcaatccgccagaacatttgtgggcagaactgaaaatatgtgtgtgagcaaggaggcctacgaACTTGACTCAATTACAAGAGTTCTGTCTGGAGCAATGGgccacaattccagcaacttattgtgagaagcttgtggaaggctatcaaaacacttgtcccaagttaaacaatttaaaggcaatgcttccAAGTACTAACAaagtctatgtaaacttctgacctactgcaaatgtgatgaaagaaataaaagctgaaataaatcattctctctactatctcttctgatatttcacattcttaaaataaagtagtgatcttacCTGACCTAACACCGGATatgttttctacgattacatTTCAGGAATTGAGAAAAAAGGTGTGTGtatatttctgacttcaactgtatgagtaaaataaggtctgtggtaaacattacttgaagatacttggacgttttgttctacaacataaattacacagtcattccccaaacgtgaattttgaagacaccatgatttttttttaaattatgttgaAAATTCTACTCTTCTGGGATTTTGAGTTACAATCTGAACAGCTCTATAGCTCATCAAATGTCCATTTCACACTGCACCTTTTACAGTACATCAAGTTTCAGTGTGGTATCGCTGTGATCCTCAACTTAGATCAATAGTAATACAGTGGGTCAAGGTTTCATTCAGGATGCCAAGCCCAGCAGAAATCCTCCAACAAATCCACCCGAAATAACAATATTCCTCTTCACAAATTCTGTAGACTGtataacaaaattacattacataCAGGATTAACATACAGCAACAACTAAATCTTTAGGTGCATGCAATAAATAATGCtacaaattactttttagtaTTGTGTGGGAAGGCAATATAGCTAAAGAGACAcatataatgtacagtatttcaGTGGCAGTATAATAATAACCCTGTTGGGGCCAACTTTAAACAACTGTTTGTGTAACTGAAATATATTCACAGAATGATCAAATATTAGAATAAACCTAGTAATAACAgttcttaaatatttttcaaacattaaccctcctattgcgtttagaatctgcatacaccttttgcattcacgggtcaattttgaccaggTGGAATTCAAGTTTATAAGTCATACATAACGCGATGATTTTCATCTGAAACTATAATGCAAGTCATTAATAAGTTCTTAACTGTTCATacgtgtaaatatatttatatttttggcatGTATACAGACAAATATACAAGTTATTaattaatatgccattttttaaagaaattataaaatgtagaaatgtaattataaattatGTCAAAACCTGTCTGATacatgtgaaaatatattttagcaacatttctgtgaaactgtatctaaatataactaaatataCTATTTATAATAACATCCAATGAGAACATTAATAGTAATTTGAATGAATTTCCTAAATACAACTGCTAAATACAACTTAGTGGTCAAAAGTTATGAAACCAACCTATTTGTTTCACATAATCATAatcaaaacaactgtacaactcAAGTTTACAACATTTATACTTCTttactatgtttttaagcaaaacCTGCTCTATTTACTTGCATGAACTGCCGAATGTTGATGAGTGAGGATGCAGCAAACTGGTTCAGCATCAGATGGCTGCAGAGTAAAATGTGGACAATTTCCTCTTTCAAGCCCTATTTAGACTAATGTATGCATAAACAAAGTCTTGCCACACCCCCTTTAGGCCATAGTACCTTTGACTTAGATTATTTGTTACATCTGTCATGTCTGTTTTGAACAGgaatgtgtacatgtttgtgtgtgactgtatatgtgtgtgcatgtttgtaaacaagatGCAGTCCCAGTGAGACaaaaaagtgtgtgagagagtatgggaTAGAGTCCTGATGTAAGTAAAGTGTTTATAAGAAAAAATCTAATTAATAGAAATTCAGTATCACGTGTAAAGCCACAATTGATGCCCAGGTCAAAATTGACCAACGAACGCAATTGGAGTGGTTAATATTTAATGCCACAATTTGCAATGTCATAATTATTGCCTTGTACTAGTGTTATAACCATGATTCAATACTGGTATAGGAAGGAACACCTGAAATAAAGCTAACAAAGCAAAGGAAAGTCAATACAGCCTTGATGCTAACATAAAGCAGTACCCACCTCTTCTACAAAGGAATTGAGTTCAGGGGCTGCTTTGTTTGCCTTTTTCTTCAAATGCTTTTTAGCTTTATTGACATCCTTTTCCACTTTCCTCCAGTCCACCTGCACATAGCCACTGTGGTTGGCAATCTgaaataaggaaaaaaaaaatagcatggtTGAAACTATAATGAGCCCTTAAAGGGAGAGTTCGCCCCAAAATTAAATTGATCTCCTCAttaactcacactcatgccatttcAAATGTGTgggacattctttcttctgctgaacacaaacaaagatttttagaataatatctcaactGAATAAATGTtgagaagctccaaaaaacacataaaggcagcataaaagtaatccatatgaccccagttgtttaatatgtcttctgaagcaatgcaatcacttttgattagaaacagatcaatatttaattttctttttaataaatcttCATTTCACTTTCAGAATAAGAAACTGCAAGTGGGAATTTAAAGTACACCTAAGGacttaaataattatctgtttctcacacacacttattatatcgctgctgaagacatggatttaaccaatataagtcatatgaattactttaatgctgcctttatgtgatttttggagtttgaaatgtctggccaccattcacttgcaatgtatggaactacagagctgatacattcttctaaaattctttgttgtgttctgcagaagaaaaaagtcatacatatctaggattgcataagggtgagtaaattatgagagaattctcctttttgggtggactatcccatTAACAATGTCTAGGCTACATGACACAGGCAGTTAATAATACATACTTGTAACAAAAGAAATCCCCCTCCAACAGCAGTTGCCATAATTTTCCCAACCCTCTGAAAGAGATAACCAGCACACCTAGAAAACAGGCATTTTGAGTGGACAtattcatttatgcatttatttagttcttttgtgtgcatttagtacagtacagtacagaatAATGGAGCTGACCATATTAACAAAGATTAGCATATGACATATGAAACAGCATATTTTCCTTCATTTTATATCAATACTAACCATCCAGTCACCCCACCCATCATGATCTGTGAAGCCACAGAGTACTTCTCTGCAATGGGTCCTGTACTGTTTCCAAAAACACGACTCCACCATTGATGCCTCCTGGCATAATCTGTGATGTTAACAACCTCATACAATTCATCTTCACTCTCTGCATCTTtatctgaaaacaaaaataacagtCATTATAGGTTTGtaacagtgttttgtttttgttttattcacagggCCCAAAAATCAGAAAACatggataaaaaatatttttatacaacACATTAGGATATTTTATCATGGTAAAAAATTTCCCTAttagattatttatatattttccttAAACGAAGCAACTGTAGATCTACATTCTGTTTAATATCCATTGGTATTGCAGATATGGCACGTATAGTGAtagaaagcaaaacaaaaaaagttgtgatATACAGCATTCatcattcattaaatattttaacaatgaTAACTGGGTCATCCTCATACTGAGACACCTCAAGGATGTTCTAAAGGTATCGACGCACATGCATGTAGAAAAACACGAATTAATTACAGTACTGGTTAATTTTTCCCCCAGATTTAGCTACATGTTATCTGTACAGTCAGACATCCTGGTGACGTAATAATCTAACAGTGTACAGATCTTCTAACTTTTAAACACGTCGAATCCTACGAAACTAAATGAACACGTTGTCAATCAGATCGTTAATTCAAACGTTTGGTTGGCCAATTTATTTACCTTCACCGAGTTCCGCCATTTTACGAGGCTACGTTAACAATGTTCGCAACCGCTGCAGCCCTACGTAAATTCCTACGCAAAATACGTGCAATTCATACTGCTTCTGTGTGactcacaatagtttttttttttttaagtttttttttttaatagtagtTTCAAGTGTAACTTTTAGAATAAAATTATTGTTTCCCTACAATAGAAGAGGTATTTCCACGGGGAAAACATTTTCCTAATCCTCAAACCCTGTGTTTTCAAATAGAAAGATGTTTCAATACTTTCCACTACACCTTACAAATAAACAGTTGGACTATGAATAATAACGGGAACATTGCATGCTATGGAGCTGGAATTATTGCATGTTAACATACAAACGGAAAGAGATTTACAAATAGAATGTTGGTTCACAATTAAATTGAATCAgatgcacaaataaatgtaaggagtttcacaaaaatgaaacgaattcacaaataaaaatattgagatttatacatatatgttaggagtttcacaaaaataaattgaaCTCACAAATGAactaaatgtgattttcaaataaaaaatatttacaaatatatatattttaatcacaAACTCGGTCATTTGTGATCACGAGCATTTTATTTGTGGATCACTTCCTGTGCATTTGAGGATCGCTACACGCATTTGTCGATTTGTAAAGAAATCTAGTGTCAAGATGTacacacaaatctacaaatagttggactccacccatcgtctactcaagccaatcagataatggCTACATTACTCGATTGGCGTCATTAGAGGTATACTGTGATTTAAGGTTTGTATAATTTTCTCTCAGTTATAAACATGTGTAGTGTCTTGTTGAATGTTgacagctgaaaattgcccatttgtagTGTGTCCTGATCATAagctttatagctaacctggctgactgAGTGTGCTATcaagtttcttgactgaaacACTTAATATTACATGACAGATCCAAACAGACACTACTAGACACTAAAAAAGATCAGTAGTACTGatagtgtttttataaaacatgaatcatattagatgatcTTAGGAGCTCAAACTATAAATTAATACCCTATATTACATAGTGTACAAAATCTGATATGCCGATCATTTGGTTTGACATTATGTTAATGTATAAAACcttttatattttttgcacttAGTGTTGTGGCAGACCAGTCCAAAGTTACtcacaataaataattattttaaccctataaAACAATGTGTTACACTTATTTACTCAGGAAGTATATTGGCTGTGAGATACAGTTGGACAATAATAAAGATAGTAAAAGAGTTGAGGATACTTGAGAACTGGTGCTCTCCGCTTTACATCACAAACAGATCCTGGACTGGATGGAGAGAGGAATCACCCCGACTGAATGTCTCGCCAGCGGGCATGAACTCCCATGGCTAACCTGGAAGACCCTCAACAGATTACGAGTGGAACAGGGCAGGTGCAAAGCACTTATGAAAACATGGAACCACCAGACAGACAACACATGTAGCTGCGGAGCAGTACAGACAATGCCCCATCTACTGGAGTGTGAAAACGCCACTCAGTGCAGCGCCCAGGACCTGGCTGAACCGACTACATCAGCTGTGATCTGTGCCAGATATTGGCAGAACGACATCTGAGATTGCAACGGACTCGAAGAAGAAGATCACAAACAGATGGAAACAGTTGTGGGACTTTTGTGCTACTGGTGGTAAGACATCACAAAGCTCGATGGCTCAATCTTGTTTGTGTAACATGTTCTTTTCTAAAGGTATACAGTAATGGACTTGtttttagtattattttttcCAATCATTTGTGCAGAATGCTCTTACCCTGACTTGGAGTATCCCAGACAACTGATACAACTCTCAtattcatgttattccaaacccaaatgactgaCTCTCTTCTGTGGGAGGAACTCAAAAGAAGATGTCAGGAATTATTATAGAG
The Xyrauchen texanus isolate HMW12.3.18 chromosome 14, RBS_HiC_50CHRs, whole genome shotgun sequence genome window above contains:
- the LOC127654702 gene encoding FUN14 domain-containing protein 1-like; its protein translation is MAELGEDKDAESEDELYEVVNITDYARRHQWWSRVFGNSTGPIAEKYSVASQIMMGGVTGWCAGYLFQRVGKIMATAVGGGFLLLQIANHSGYVQVDWRKVEKDVNKAKKHLKKKANKAAPELNSFVEESTEFVKRNIVISGGFVGGFLLGLAS